The following coding sequences lie in one ANME-2 cluster archaeon genomic window:
- a CDS encoding NAD-dependent epimerase/dehydratase family protein, whose translation GDGEQTRDFVHVSDVVRANVAALEHGDGGVFNVATGCSVSINELARTVLEITGSSAGIVYQPERAGDIRHSSADVRRISEWWSSGVELGDGLRSIVR comes from the coding sequence ACGGGGATGGCGAGCAGACCAGGGATTTCGTTCATGTGTCTGATGTGGTGCGCGCGAATGTCGCTGCTCTGGAACATGGGGACGGGGGAGTGTTCAATGTGGCTACGGGGTGCAGTGTGAGCATCAATGAGCTGGCACGGACGGTGCTTGAGATTACTGGCAGCAGTGCAGGTATTGTATATCAGCCGGAGAGGGCAGGAGATATCAGGCATTCAAGTGCTGATGTGAGAAGGATTTCGGAGTGGTGGAGCAGTGGAGTTGAGCTTGGAGATGGGTTGAGGAGTATTGTGCGGTAA